The following are from one region of the Vitis riparia cultivar Riparia Gloire de Montpellier isolate 1030 chromosome 14, EGFV_Vit.rip_1.0, whole genome shotgun sequence genome:
- the LOC117930369 gene encoding nuclear pore complex protein NUP98A-like has protein sequence MPGFGSSSRPPFEASSTLAFGFCSTPLFGQPTSTFDVNAVGANPFPYGTQSSHFGPQITASTFGSMGFGKLASSDPSGGSRIAAYAATAEVDGTNFEQPAGKLKSISAVPVYRNKSHEELRWEDYQLGDKGGSNQFCTPNLGSGGPYGASTVSAFGSSSMLAFGLSSTPALRFGSTPSFGQSSNAIVGSSVGTNPSSYGTQSSHFGP, from the exons ATGCCTGGATTTGGATCTTCAAGCAGGCCTCCTTTTGAGGCTTCTAGCACCCTAGCATTTGGCTTTTGTTCCACTCCATTATTTGGCCAACCCACTTCGACATTTGATGTCAATGCAGTTGGAGCTAATCCATTTCCCTATGGGACACAGAGTTCCCATTTTG GACCTCAGATTACAGCATCAACATTTGGAAGCATGGGTTTTGGAAAGCTAGCTTCTAGTGATCCATCTGGAGGAAGTAGAATAGCAGCTTATGCTGCAACAGCTGAAGTAGATGGAACTAATTTTGAACAACCTGCTGGAAAGCTGAAGTCAATATCTGCTGTACCTGTCTACAGAAACAAAAGCCATGAAGAATTGAGGTGGGAGGACTATCAATTGGGAGATAAAG GTGGGTCTAATCAATTCTGCACGCCAAACCTTGGTTCAGGAGGGCCATATGGGGCTTCAACTGTGTCTGCTTTTGGATCTTCAAGCATGCTTGCTTTTGGGCTTTCTAGCACCCCAGCATTGAGATTTGGTTCCACCCCATCCTTTGGCCAATCAAGCAATGCAATTGTTGGCAGCTCAGTTGGAACTAATCCATCTTCTTATGGAACACAGAGTTCCCATTTTG GACCTTAG
- the LOC117930370 gene encoding heavy metal-associated isoprenylated plant protein 2-like isoform X1, with translation MHLMSFFCVCMPHAICIPQKIVLKVCINCQKCKRDLLGVVTKLTGIDQIAVDIEKGTLTVVGTVDPACLTKKIRKSGKMAEIISVGPPKAPEKKTDDKPLPACCNNCQVAVGAAFISNENIFCSIL, from the exons ATGCATTTAATGTCatttttttgtgtttgcatGCCACATGCCATATGTATACCACAGAAAATTGTGTTGAAAGTATGTATCAACTGCCAGAAGTGCAAGAGAGATTTGCTGGGAGTTGTCACCAAGCTTACTG GTATAGACCAGATAGCTGTGGATATTGAGAAAGGGACATTAACGGTTGTGGGGACTGTCGACCCGGCGTGTCTCACTAAGAAAATCAGGAAAAGTGGAAAGATGGCAGAAATTATCAGTGTTGGACCTCCCAAGGCTCCTGAAAAGAAGACTGACGACAAGCCACTCCCTGCTTGTTGTAATAATTGCCAAGTTGCTGTGGGCGCGGCCTTCATTTCGAATGAGAACATTTTCTGCTCCATTCTTTAA
- the LOC117930370 gene encoding heavy metal-associated isoprenylated plant protein 2-like isoform X2, giving the protein MKKIVLKVCINCQKCKRDLLGVVTKLTGIDQIAVDIEKGTLTVVGTVDPACLTKKIRKSGKMAEIISVGPPKAPEKKTDDKPLPACCNNCQVAVGAAFISNENIFCSIL; this is encoded by the exons ATGAAG AAAATTGTGTTGAAAGTATGTATCAACTGCCAGAAGTGCAAGAGAGATTTGCTGGGAGTTGTCACCAAGCTTACTG GTATAGACCAGATAGCTGTGGATATTGAGAAAGGGACATTAACGGTTGTGGGGACTGTCGACCCGGCGTGTCTCACTAAGAAAATCAGGAAAAGTGGAAAGATGGCAGAAATTATCAGTGTTGGACCTCCCAAGGCTCCTGAAAAGAAGACTGACGACAAGCCACTCCCTGCTTGTTGTAATAATTGCCAAGTTGCTGTGGGCGCGGCCTTCATTTCGAATGAGAACATTTTCTGCTCCATTCTTTAA